One Streptomyces sp. L2 genomic window carries:
- a CDS encoding VOC family protein, with the protein MAGTGGGRPSIYPTVLYADAKAAIRQLTEGLGFTELSVYETEDGKVMHAELAQGNGAVMLGSKGRGGLFDTVMKDAGPTGVYIAVDDVDAHHQRAVEHGVEIVMPPTDQDYGSRDYMARDAEGNIWSFGTYCPEITT; encoded by the coding sequence ATGGCAGGCACGGGCGGCGGACGGCCCAGCATCTATCCGACGGTGCTGTACGCGGACGCGAAGGCGGCGATCCGGCAGCTCACGGAAGGCCTCGGCTTCACGGAGCTGTCGGTGTACGAGACGGAGGACGGCAAGGTGATGCACGCCGAGCTGGCCCAGGGCAACGGCGCGGTGATGCTGGGCTCCAAGGGCCGCGGCGGGCTGTTCGACACGGTGATGAAGGACGCGGGCCCGACGGGGGTGTACATCGCCGTGGACGACGTCGACGCCCACCACCAGCGGGCCGTCGAGCACGGCGTGGAGATCGTGATGCCCCCGACGGACCAGGACTACGGCTCCCGGGACTACATGGCCCGCGACGCCGAGGGCAACATCTGGAGCTTTGGCACGTACTGCCCGGAGATCACCACCTGA